A DNA window from Vigna angularis cultivar LongXiaoDou No.4 chromosome 1, ASM1680809v1, whole genome shotgun sequence contains the following coding sequences:
- the LOC108332035 gene encoding uncharacterized protein LOC108332035 isoform X2, translating into MSATGGAAIAGGNRNRNRHLGENRFYSPPPLRKHREKQEQQRSSLSRTSSENRPGSSSDCSISSRATSDMSNLDRLLEHITPFVPAQYFPKTNSRKWKTREAELHPYFVLGDLWESFKEWSAYGAGVPIVLNGSESVTQYYNVSLSAIQLYIDPSKPSTRLRKPSQESDSESARETSSDSSSGYCHERGAKSVHSSRNHLNVLDASNHALERVSQGKPFMGSSSDETESCNPPGQLIFEFFEHESPYNREPLATKISDLERQFPELKTYWSCDLSPASWVSFAWYPIYRIPTGPTLQSLSACFLTYHSLSTALQSSNTDGLHNHYSRESELSVAGC; encoded by the exons ATGTCGGCCACTGGTGGCGCCGCCATCGCCGGTGGAAACCGAAACCGTAATCGCCATCTCGGTGAGAACCGTTTTTACAGTCCGCCGCCCTTGCGAAAACACAGAGAGAAGCAGGAGCAGCAAAGGTCTTCGTTGTCCAGAACTTCCTCGGAGAACAGGCCCGGTTCCTCTTCCGATTGTTCGATTTCTTCTCGTGCCACATCGGATATGTCCAATTTGGATCGATTGTTGGAGCATATCACGCCCTTTGTTCCCGCCCAATATTTTCCCAAG ACCAACTCCAGGAAATGGAAAACTAGGGAAGCTGAATTGCATCCATATTTTGTGCTTGGAGACTTGTGGGAGTCTTTTAAGGAATGGAGTGCATATGGGGCTGGTGTTCCTATAGTGTTGAATGGGAGTGAATCCGTGACACAGTATTATAATGTCTCCTTATCTGCCATTCAGCTGTATATCGATCCTTCAAAACCCTCCACTAGACTGAG GAAACCCAGTCAAGAAAGTGACTCTGAATCAGCTAGAGAGACAAGTAGTGACAGCAGCAGTGGCTATTGTCATGAAAGAGGAGCTAAGAGTGTTCATAGCAGTAGGAATCATCTTAATGTTTTGGATGCAAGCAATCATGCTTTGGAAAGGGTCTCACAAGGTAAACCTTTCATGGGTTCATCAAGTGATGAGACTGAGAGCTGCAACCCTCCTGGTCAGCTTATATTTGAATTCTTTGAGCATGAGTCACCTTATAATCGTGAGCCATTAGCAACCAAG ATTTCTGATCTTGAACGACAATTTCCAGAGTTGAAAACGTACTGGAGCTGTGATCTTTCCCCTGCAAGTTGGGTTTCATTTGCGTG GTACCCAATATACAGAATACCTACTGGTCCAACATTACAGAGCCTGAGTGCTTGCTTCCTGACATACCATTCCCTGTCAACAGCTCTGCAAA GTTCAAATACTGATGGGCTACATAATCATTATTCAAGAG AAAGCGAACTCTCTGTCGCGGGCTGCTGA
- the LOC108332035 gene encoding uncharacterized protein LOC108332035 isoform X1, protein MSATGGAAIAGGNRNRNRHLGENRFYSPPPLRKHREKQEQQRSSLSRTSSENRPGSSSDCSISSRATSDMSNLDRLLEHITPFVPAQYFPKTNSRKWKTREAELHPYFVLGDLWESFKEWSAYGAGVPIVLNGSESVTQYYNVSLSAIQLYIDPSKPSTRLRKPSQESDSESARETSSDSSSGYCHERGAKSVHSSRNHLNVLDASNHALERVSQGKPFMGSSSDETESCNPPGQLIFEFFEHESPYNREPLATKISDLERQFPELKTYWSCDLSPASWVSFAWYPIYRIPTGPTLQSLSACFLTYHSLSTALQSSNTDGLHNHYSRGRDISKLSLPIFGLASHKFKISVWDPDGVSECQKANSLSRAAENWLRLLRVNHPDYNYFMTHYTYLR, encoded by the exons ATGTCGGCCACTGGTGGCGCCGCCATCGCCGGTGGAAACCGAAACCGTAATCGCCATCTCGGTGAGAACCGTTTTTACAGTCCGCCGCCCTTGCGAAAACACAGAGAGAAGCAGGAGCAGCAAAGGTCTTCGTTGTCCAGAACTTCCTCGGAGAACAGGCCCGGTTCCTCTTCCGATTGTTCGATTTCTTCTCGTGCCACATCGGATATGTCCAATTTGGATCGATTGTTGGAGCATATCACGCCCTTTGTTCCCGCCCAATATTTTCCCAAG ACCAACTCCAGGAAATGGAAAACTAGGGAAGCTGAATTGCATCCATATTTTGTGCTTGGAGACTTGTGGGAGTCTTTTAAGGAATGGAGTGCATATGGGGCTGGTGTTCCTATAGTGTTGAATGGGAGTGAATCCGTGACACAGTATTATAATGTCTCCTTATCTGCCATTCAGCTGTATATCGATCCTTCAAAACCCTCCACTAGACTGAG GAAACCCAGTCAAGAAAGTGACTCTGAATCAGCTAGAGAGACAAGTAGTGACAGCAGCAGTGGCTATTGTCATGAAAGAGGAGCTAAGAGTGTTCATAGCAGTAGGAATCATCTTAATGTTTTGGATGCAAGCAATCATGCTTTGGAAAGGGTCTCACAAGGTAAACCTTTCATGGGTTCATCAAGTGATGAGACTGAGAGCTGCAACCCTCCTGGTCAGCTTATATTTGAATTCTTTGAGCATGAGTCACCTTATAATCGTGAGCCATTAGCAACCAAG ATTTCTGATCTTGAACGACAATTTCCAGAGTTGAAAACGTACTGGAGCTGTGATCTTTCCCCTGCAAGTTGGGTTTCATTTGCGTG GTACCCAATATACAGAATACCTACTGGTCCAACATTACAGAGCCTGAGTGCTTGCTTCCTGACATACCATTCCCTGTCAACAGCTCTGCAAA GTTCAAATACTGATGGGCTACATAATCATTATTCAAGAGGTAGGGACATATCGAAGCTATCATTACCAATCTTCGGGCTTGCCTCACACAAGTTTAAAATTTCTGTCTGGGATCCTGACGGAGTTTCTGAATGTCAGAAAGCGAACTCTCTGTCGCGGGCTGCTGAAAACTGGCTTAGGCTATTGCGAGTCAATCATCCTGATTACAATTACTTCATGACTCATTATACATATTTGAGATGA